In Streptomyces sclerotialus, one genomic interval encodes:
- the ureA gene encoding urease subunit gamma — translation MRLTPTERDRLLLFGAAELARARRARGLKLNVPEATALVADTVCEVARDGGRLADAIEAARAVLGPDDVLPGVADVVTEVHVEAVFDDGSRLAVVSDPIAGGSLGDAAPGAVLPGPADEAPAPALTVRVRNTATVPVSVTSHFHFFEANPRLDFDRAAAYGMRLNVPAGSSQRFGPGTEEEVGLVPIGGDRIAIGFAGLVDGPLDAPGAKEEALRRAAACGYLGANTAEEERA, via the coding sequence ATGCGGCTGACCCCGACCGAGCGCGACCGGCTGCTGCTGTTCGGCGCCGCCGAACTGGCGAGAGCGCGCAGGGCACGCGGCCTGAAGCTGAACGTGCCCGAGGCGACCGCTCTCGTCGCGGACACGGTCTGCGAGGTGGCCAGGGACGGCGGCCGGCTGGCCGACGCGATCGAGGCGGCCCGCGCCGTCCTCGGCCCGGACGACGTCCTGCCCGGCGTCGCCGACGTGGTCACCGAGGTGCACGTCGAAGCCGTCTTCGACGACGGCTCCCGGCTCGCCGTGGTCAGCGACCCCATCGCCGGGGGCTCGCTGGGCGACGCGGCCCCGGGTGCCGTCCTGCCCGGCCCCGCCGACGAGGCCCCGGCACCCGCGCTGACCGTCCGCGTCCGCAACACCGCGACCGTCCCGGTCAGCGTCACCTCCCACTTCCACTTCTTCGAGGCCAACCCCCGGCTCGACTTCGACCGCGCCGCCGCCTACGGCATGCGGCTCAACGTCCCCGCCGGCTCCTCCCAGCGCTTCGGTCCGGGCACCGAGGAAGAGGTCGGCCTCGTACCGATCGGCGGCGACCGGATCGCCATCGGCTTCGCGGGCCTGGTCGACGGCCCGCTGGACGCGCCGGGGGCCAAGGAAGAAGCGCTGCGGCGGGCCGCCGCCTGCGGCTACCTGGGGGCGAACACTGCAGAGGAGGAGCGGGCATGA
- a CDS encoding branched-chain amino acid aminotransferase: MTTPTIELKPSAHPLPAAEREKILASPGFGRHFTDHMVTIRWTEGRGWHDAQLVPYAPLSIDPANMTLHYAQTIFEGLKAYRRPDGTVASFRPEANAERFQRSARRLGMPELPVETFIAACDALVEQDKDWVPAHGGEESLYLRPFMFASEVGLGVKPANEYLFIVIASPAGAYFPGGVKPVSIWLSEDRVRAVPGGMGDAKTGGNYAASLLAQAEAAEKGCDQVAYLDAVEHKWVEELGGMNLYFVYGNKIVTPTLTGSLLAGITRDSLLTVARDLGYEAEEARVSIDQWQADTENGTLTEVFACGTAAVITPVGTVKRAGAEWQQSGGEPGEVTMKLREALLNIQRGTAEDTHGWMHPLG; encoded by the coding sequence ATGACGACGCCCACGATCGAGCTCAAGCCCTCCGCGCACCCGCTGCCCGCAGCGGAGCGCGAGAAGATCCTGGCCAGCCCCGGCTTCGGCCGGCACTTCACCGACCACATGGTGACCATCCGGTGGACCGAGGGCCGCGGCTGGCACGACGCGCAGCTCGTCCCGTACGCGCCGCTCTCGATCGACCCGGCGAACATGACCCTGCACTACGCCCAGACGATCTTCGAGGGGCTGAAGGCCTACCGCCGTCCCGACGGCACGGTCGCCAGCTTCCGCCCGGAGGCCAACGCGGAGCGCTTCCAGCGCTCCGCGCGCCGCCTGGGCATGCCGGAGCTGCCCGTCGAGACGTTCATCGCGGCGTGCGACGCGCTGGTCGAGCAGGACAAGGACTGGGTCCCGGCGCACGGCGGCGAGGAGTCGCTCTACCTGCGCCCGTTCATGTTCGCCTCCGAGGTCGGCCTGGGCGTGAAGCCCGCCAACGAGTACCTCTTCATCGTGATCGCCTCGCCCGCCGGCGCCTACTTCCCCGGCGGCGTCAAGCCCGTCTCCATCTGGCTGTCCGAGGACCGGGTCCGCGCCGTCCCCGGCGGCATGGGCGACGCCAAGACCGGCGGCAACTACGCCGCTTCCCTGCTCGCCCAGGCCGAGGCCGCCGAGAAGGGCTGCGACCAGGTCGCCTACCTCGACGCCGTGGAGCACAAGTGGGTCGAGGAGCTGGGCGGCATGAACCTGTACTTCGTGTACGGCAACAAGATCGTCACGCCCACCCTCACGGGCTCGCTGCTCGCCGGCATCACCCGTGACTCCCTCCTCACCGTCGCCCGCGACCTGGGGTACGAGGCGGAGGAGGCGCGCGTCTCCATCGACCAGTGGCAGGCCGACACGGAGAACGGCACCCTCACCGAGGTCTTCGCCTGCGGCACCGCCGCGGTCATCACGCCCGTCGGCACGGTGAAGCGCGCCGGTGCCGAGTGGCAGCAGAGCGGCGGCGAGCCCGGCGAGGTCACCATGAAGCTCCGCGAGGCGCTGCTGAACATCCAGCGGGGCACGGCGGAGGACACCCACGGCTGGATGCACCCCCTGGGCTGA